One window from the genome of Cyclobacterium amurskyense encodes:
- a CDS encoding TolB-like translocation protein: protein MKKITKGNNYDNQPTFINKSQFVFTSQAESGYTDIIMYNLVNGKFTNMTRTSDISEYSPDITSCGQYISAVTVEKDSTQRLWLYPINLGEPELLYDDIKPVGYYGWHGETAALFQLGTPNRLVYPYSREDIFEVAQNPGRCIKSRPGTDEIVYLDKNTNIISDGKEVFELKGYNVNSRQSEKIGTALGNAEDFCWLDKNNLIMARDNSIYLKNISKGTDWEEIAFINMPGYQNISRIALSPDNKNLVIAMEPAN from the coding sequence GTGAAAAAAATCACTAAAGGAAATAATTATGACAACCAGCCTACTTTTATAAATAAAAGCCAATTCGTATTTACCTCACAGGCTGAATCTGGTTATACTGATATTATAATGTACAACCTGGTCAATGGCAAATTTACTAACATGACCAGAACTTCGGATATAAGTGAATACTCTCCAGACATTACAAGTTGCGGTCAATACATCTCTGCCGTAACGGTGGAAAAAGACAGTACGCAGCGATTATGGTTATATCCTATAAACTTGGGAGAGCCTGAACTGCTTTATGATGACATCAAGCCCGTGGGTTATTATGGTTGGCATGGAGAGACTGCCGCGTTGTTTCAACTGGGAACACCAAACCGATTGGTCTATCCCTATAGCAGAGAGGATATATTTGAAGTAGCGCAAAATCCAGGCCGTTGTATTAAGTCTCGTCCAGGGACTGACGAAATCGTTTACCTCGACAAAAATACCAACATAATCTCAGATGGAAAAGAGGTATTTGAATTGAAAGGATACAATGTAAATAGCAGGCAATCAGAAAAGATTGGTACCGCTTTAGGGAATGCTGAAGATTTCTGTTGGTTGGACAAGAACAATCTAATAATGGCAAGGGATAATTCCATCTACCTTAAAAACATTAGCAAAGGTACAGATTGGGAGGAAATAGCTTTCATTAATATGCCCGGATACCAAAATATTAGCAGAATAGCTTTAAGTCCAGATAACAAAAATTTGGTCATTGCGATGGAGCCAGCAAATTAA
- a CDS encoding DUF2752 domain-containing protein: MKVNHSGVLELMVWLLALIGLYAFGGASAHTFSLCPLDNFGLTWCPGCGIGRSMHYFMMGDFSNSLTYHPLGWFGVSVILFRIYELIKLKIKLWQMY; this comes from the coding sequence ATGAAAGTTAACCATTCAGGTGTATTGGAATTGATGGTATGGCTGCTTGCACTTATTGGCTTGTATGCCTTTGGCGGTGCTTCTGCACATACTTTTAGTCTATGCCCATTGGATAATTTTGGTTTGACCTGGTGCCCCGGGTGCGGAATTGGTCGCTCCATGCATTATTTTATGATGGGTGATTTCAGTAATTCACTTACTTACCACCCCTTGGGATGGTTTGGGGTATCGGTTATCTTGTTTAGAATTTATGAATTAATTAAACTAAAAATAAAATTATGGCAAATGTATTAA
- a CDS encoding TM2 domain-containing protein: MANVLRHLPELEGMELGYIQGILKDMNEEQASLFAQVYRARRKDSQMILILTLIGFFGFAGLHRFILGQIGLGILYMLTLGLCFIGTIVDLVNYKSLTYEYNIKMAHETLSLLALSDDIKTKKDE; this comes from the coding sequence ATGGCAAATGTATTAAGACACCTTCCGGAACTTGAAGGAATGGAATTGGGCTATATCCAAGGAATATTGAAGGATATGAATGAGGAGCAAGCAAGTTTATTTGCTCAGGTATATCGCGCCAGAAGGAAGGACAGTCAAATGATTTTAATATTGACTTTGATTGGCTTTTTTGGATTCGCAGGTTTACACAGATTTATTTTAGGACAGATTGGACTTGGGATTCTTTATATGTTGACTCTAGGTCTGTGTTTTATAGGGACAATTGTAGATCTTGTTAATTATAAAAGTTTGACCTACGAATACAATATAAAAATGGCTCATGAAACCCTTTCTTTACTTGCTTTGAGCGATGATATTAAAACTAAGAAAGATGAATAG
- a CDS encoding DUF4097 family beta strand repeat-containing protein: MNRYPILFLFVLFGFSGLQSGCNPVPMNTITDMEDSYDGITKINLNGGALEVSYTGKEDMENVTIDAFVEASDMDMEGVLVKQVGDELNVSFESGNNGSFFSSLNIEGYISLSGPIDMALNIHNSSGTMEVSNVNNDEIVLKGSSGKVEGKDLASPNLRVKISSGKLELENIEGSLNMEVSSGMGTLKGMKGDVKFSGSSGYVSFSDVDGLISGGMSSGKADLKRINQLGEISLSSGMLDASQCGLGPETKLSVSSGYMKVNTTSSLSNFNFDFNVGSGRLEIGNESSSEDLYINNDAAVTVKGRIQSGKMVISE; the protein is encoded by the coding sequence ATGAATAGGTATCCAATATTGTTTTTATTTGTTCTGTTTGGTTTCTCTGGACTTCAATCTGGATGTAATCCAGTTCCAATGAATACCATAACAGATATGGAGGATTCCTATGATGGAATAACTAAAATCAACCTAAATGGAGGAGCTCTTGAGGTTAGCTATACAGGCAAAGAGGATATGGAGAATGTGACCATAGATGCTTTTGTAGAGGCCAGTGATATGGACATGGAAGGTGTACTTGTAAAGCAGGTAGGAGATGAATTGAATGTGAGCTTTGAATCAGGGAATAATGGGTCCTTTTTTTCCTCTCTAAATATTGAAGGTTATATAAGTCTATCCGGACCTATAGATATGGCTTTAAATATTCATAATTCTTCAGGAACAATGGAAGTATCTAATGTTAACAATGATGAAATTGTATTGAAAGGTAGTTCTGGAAAAGTAGAAGGAAAGGACCTTGCTTCCCCAAATTTAAGGGTTAAAATTTCCTCAGGTAAACTAGAATTGGAGAATATTGAAGGTAGCCTGAATATGGAAGTGTCCTCGGGTATGGGAACCCTGAAAGGCATGAAAGGTGATGTTAAATTTAGTGGGTCTAGTGGTTATGTAAGTTTTTCAGATGTAGATGGTCTGATTTCAGGTGGCATGTCCTCTGGAAAAGCAGATTTGAAGAGGATAAATCAATTGGGAGAAATCAGTCTTTCTTCAGGAATGTTAGATGCTAGCCAATGTGGACTTGGTCCGGAAACCAAACTTTCTGTATCTTCAGGTTATATGAAAGTGAATACCACTTCTTCTCTTAGTAATTTCAACTTCGACTTTAATGTAGGTAGTGGTAGACTGGAAATAGGAAACGAATCCAGTAGTGAAGATTTGTATATAAATAATGATGCAGCGGTAACCGTCAAAGGCCGTATACAATCAGGAAAGATGGTGATTAGTGAATAA
- a CDS encoding cold-shock protein yields the protein MNTGKVKFFNESKGFGFIIDDESSKEYFVHVSGLIDEIREDDDVSFDLKEGRKGLNAVNVKVVNA from the coding sequence ATGAACACAGGAAAAGTTAAATTTTTTAATGAGTCTAAAGGATTCGGTTTTATTATCGATGATGAATCATCAAAAGAGTATTTTGTGCATGTCTCTGGACTTATTGACGAAATCAGAGAAGACGATGATGTATCCTTCGACCTTAAAGAAGGAAGAAAAGGTCTGAATGCAGTGAATGTGAAGGTAGTTAACGCATAA